From a single Scomber japonicus isolate fScoJap1 chromosome 12, fScoJap1.pri, whole genome shotgun sequence genomic region:
- the LOC128369422 gene encoding gap junction delta-4 protein-like produces MKMLGAADLLFVTISHNVSFIGKTWWILMLVLRLLVLLLAGFTLFSDEQERFICNTIQPGCLNVCFDVFAPVSIFHLWLLHLILLCLPHLMFAIYIMHKILPYSYFGSFYCERNRGGSPFTLENSSSSREQSLNKAPLHDLMRGWGKPRFYSAYLLVVIFQIILEMVFGAGQFFLFGLSVPKTFLCHEAPCTSGIQCYISRPTEKTLMLNFMLSVTTFSVLLSLVDLVSSMNAMARWRRKREMLMEEMSKGEQSSVFTAITTSEDTDVLLSRRTSPGGSSQNGFRDEKHTGGVMPNGELLHSNGSTFKTGISANEKSLKCIDTKAAMSRSPSPISTLATTHFVLQSHLKPPPAPRSERGPLPLPNTGMPAPMGVKKLSQYTPMGANSSQQSDSSESPQDKRAWV; encoded by the coding sequence GCAAAACCTGGTGGATATTGATGCTGGTTTTACGTCTGCTGGTCCTCTTGCTGGCTGGTTTCACCCTCTTTAGTGATGAGCAGGAGAGATTTATCTGCAACACCATCCAACCAGGCTGCttgaatgtttgttttgatgTATTTGCACCTGTATCCATCTTCCATCTGTGGCTTTTACACCTTATTCTTCTCTGTCTTCCACATCTGATGTTTGCAatttacatcatgcataaaatatTACCATATTCCTACTTTGGATCTTTCTACTGCGAAAGGAATCGAGGAGGTTCGCCTTTCACCCTGGAGAACTCGAGCTCCTCGAGAGAACAGTCCTTGAATAAAGCCCCACTTCATGATCTCATGCGTGGATGGGGAAAGCCACGTTTCTACAGCGCTTACTTGTTGGTTGTGATTTTTCAGATCATTTTAGAGATGGTTTTCGGTGCAGGCCAGTTTTTTCtctttggtttgtctgttccaAAGACCTTCCTCTGTCACGAGGCTCCCTGCACATCTGGGATCCAATGCTACATCTCCAGACCTACCGAGAAGACTTTAATGCTCAACTTCATGCTAAGTGTCACCACCTTCTCTGTACTACTGAGTCTGGTTGACCTGGTGAGCTCCATGAATGCGATGgcgaggtggaggaggaagagggagatgCTGATGGAGGAGATGAGTAAAGGAGAGCAAAGCAGTGTTTTTACAGCGATAACCACATCTGAAGACACTGATGTCCTTTTAAGCAGGAGAACCAGCCCAGGTGGAAGTTCACAGAATGGTTTTAGAGATGAAAAACACACTGGTGGGGTTATGCCAAATGGGGAACTTCTTCATTCAAATGGGTCCACCTTTAAAACTGGTATTTCTGCTAATGAGAAGAGTCTAAAATGCATAGATACAAAGGCAGCAATGTCCCGCTCACCTTCTCCTATAAGCACTTTGGCGACAACTCATTTTGTCCTCCAGAGCCACCTGAAACCTCCGCCGGCTCCTCGCTCAGAGAGGggaccactaccactaccaaaCACTGGGATGCCTGCACCCATGGGTGTCAAAAAGCTGAGCCAGTACACCCCAATGGGTGCAAACTCAAGCCAACAGTCTGATAGCAGTGAATCTCCTCAGGACAAGAGGGCATGGGTGTAA
- the LOC128369414 gene encoding frizzled-8-like — protein MERSIPGWCLLLTLVLHGTGCMAAKEHQCQEISVPLCKGIGYNYTYMPNQFNHDTQDEAGLEVHQFWPLVEIKCSPDLRFFLCSMYTPICLDDYKKPLPPCRSVCERAKAGCAPLMRQYGFPWPDRMRCDLLPEQGHQDMLCMDYNQSQTTTASPVVAKPTNRPMKPYNPRKKNGYSRGIPGKHKPAASPCETGCFCRAPMVPVTSDSHPLHNRVKTGQILNCAMPCHNPYFTQEERTFTAFWIGLWSVLCFISTFATVATFLIDMERFKYPERPIIFLSACYMFVSVGYIVRLIAGHEEVACNRENGAEHIHYETTGPALCTIVFLLIYFFGMASSIWWVILSLTWFLAAGMKWGNEAIASYAQYFHLAAWLIPSMKSIAVLALSSVDGDSVAGICYVGNQNLDNLRGFVLAPLVIYLFIGTMFLLAGFVSLFRIRSVIKQGGTKTDKLERLMIRIGVFTVLYTVPATVIVACYFYEQHNRQTWEITHNCTCMTDPNRQRPDYAVFMLKYFMCLLVGITSGAWIWSGKTLDSWRTFCTRCCWGSKASAGSMYSDVSTGLTWRSGTASSVSCPKQMPLSRV, from the coding sequence ATGGAGAGGAGCATCCCGGGATGGTGCTTGCTGTTAACCCTAGTCCTGCACGGAACGGGCTGCATGGCGGCCAAGGAGCACCAATGCCAGGAGATCTCCGTGCCTCTGTGCAAAGGTATCGGCTACAACTACACCTACATGCCCAATCAGTTCAACCACGACACGCAGGACGAAGCCGGCCTGGAGGTGCACCAGTTCTGGCCGCTGGTGGAGATAAAGTGCTCCCCGGACTTGCGCTTCTTCCTCTGCAGCATGTACACACCGATCTGCCTAGACGACTACAAGAAGCCTCTACCCCCGTGCAGGAGCGTGTGTGAACGGGCTAAAGCTGGGTGCGCTCCGCTCATGAGGCAGTACGGCTTCCCGTGGCCAGATCGGATGAGGTGCGACCTGCTGCCGGAGCAAGGCCACCAGGATATGCTGTGCATGGACTACAACCAGAGCCAGACCACCACTGCGTCTCCGGTGGTAGCGAAGCCAACCAACCGCCCCATGAAGCCTTACAACCCCAGGAAGAAGAACGGGTACAGTCGTGGCATCCCCGGGAagcacaaaccagcagcctctCCGTGTGAGACGGGATGCTTCTGTCGTGCGCCAATGGTGCCGGTGACCAGCGACAGCCACCCGCTGCACAACCGAGTCAAAACGGGACAGATCCTGAACTGCGCCATGCCGTGCCACAACCCCTACTTCACCCAGGAAGAGAGGACTTTCACTGCCTTCTGGATCGGACTCTGGTCCGTCCTGTGTTTCATCTCCACTTTTGCAACTGTGGCGACTTTTCTAATAGACATGGAGAGATTTAAGTATCCGGAGCGCCCCATCATATTCCTCTCTGCCTGCTACATGTTTGTGTCCGTGGGATACATTGTCAGACTGATCGCCGGACACGAGGAAGTGGCCTGCAACAGAGAAAACGGAGCTGAACACATCCACTATGAAACCACAGGTCCCGCGCTCTGCACCATAGTTTTCCTGCTTATCTATTTCTTCGGCATGGCCAGTTCGATATGGTGGGTGATACTGTCCCTCACTTGGTTTCTCGCTGCAGGAATGAAGTGGGGGAACGAGGCCATTGCCAGTTACGCACAGTACTTTCATTTGGCTGCCTGGCTCATCCCCAGCATGAAATCCATAGCAGTTTTGGCTCTGAGTTCGGTTGACGGGGACTCTGTGGCTGGGATATGCTACGTGGGCAACCAGAATTTGGATAACCTGCGAGGTTTTGTGTTGGCACCTCTGGTTATCTACCTGTTCATCGGCACCATGTTTTTGTTGGCCGGGTTCGTCTCGCTGTTCAGAATCAGGAGTGTTATCAAACAAGGGGGCACAAAGACTGACAAACTGGAGAGACTGATGATCCGGATAGGAGTTTTCACAGTTTTATACACCGTCCCAGCCACTGTCATAGTGGCGTGTTACTTTTACGAGCAGCATAACAGACAGACGTGGGAAATTACGCACAACTGTACGTGCATGACGGACCCGAACAGGCAGAGACCGGACTATGCTGTGTTCATGCTCAAATACTTTATGTGCCTCCTGGTGGGCATCACCTCGGGGGCCTGGATCTGGTCCGGTAAAACCTTGGACTCCTGGAGGACTTTTTGCACGAGGTGTTGCTGGGGGAGTAAAGCCTCTGCGGGCTCCATGTACAGTGATGTGAGCACGGGACTCACTTGGAGGTCCGGGACGGCCAGCTCCGTCTCGTGCCCCAAACAGATGCCACTGTCCCGGGTCTGA